GACACGGATACGATCCGTAAGGGATTCGTCGATGTGCGGCTGGCGAATCTGGATAGCCCGGATACCCTCCCCGGCATCGAGGCGGCCACGGAACGACTGGTGAGCGCAGTCCTTCTGGAGCAGGTCATCGCGATCGAGACGGATCACGATGTCGATGGGGTCACCAGCCACGCCATCCTGTATCGCACGCTGGTCCATGTGATGGGGCATGCGCCCGAAAAGGTGCAGTCCTACATCGGGCACCGACTAAAGGAAGGGTATGGCCTCTCGGATGCCGTTGTGGACCGCATCTTGGCGGCTGACGAAAAACCGCAGCTGGTGGTGACGGCCGATAACGGTACCGCGGACGAAGACCGCATCGCCCGCCTCGCCGGCGAGGGGGTGGATACGATCGTGACGGACCACCATGCCGTACCGGAAGCCGGGCCGCCGCGCTCGGCCGTGGCCTGTGTCAGCCCCGCGCGTGACGACAGTGCATACCCCGACACCACGATCGCCGGCTGCATGGTGGCGTGGCTCTTGGCAATGCGGGTCTATCGCCAGTGGTGCGAGGTGCAGGGCCTGGATGACCCAGGCCCCGGGCGCGCGGCCCTGATCGATATGCTCCCCGAGGTGGCCCTGGGGACGATCGCGGATTGTGTGTCGCTGGGAGAGAGTGTCAACAACCGTACGATCGTGAGGAAGGGTCTGGATCGCATCAACGCCGACGATCCTCGCCCGTGCTGGCGGGTGGCAAAACGCCACACCTGCCAGCACGGGGCGCCCTTCACGGAGGAGCGTCTCGCCTTTGACGTAGGCCCCCGAATCAATGCGCGCGGGCGACTGGACGAGGCGATGGCCGGCGTAAAGTTTCTGCTGTCTAAGGACGAGGGCGAGGCCGAGCAGTGGTGGTCGGTCCTGGATGCGGAGAATACCCAGCGCCGAGCGGTCGAGAAGGCGATGAAGGATGTCGCCATCGGGAAGGCTGAAGCGCAGGTGAGTAAGGGTGTATCTGGCATCATGGTCTGGATGGAAAACGGGCACTCCGGGGTCCATGGAATCGTGGCCTCGCGGGTACTGGAGCGTTATGGCCGACCAACGCTTTGTGTGTCGCCCGTGCATGAGTCGGGAGACCGGGTCACCGGCTCGGCACGGGGTGTCGAGGGTGTTCATGTCGAGCGTGCGCTGCGCCAGGTGAAGGCCGATCTCGGAAACCGGGTAATGAAATTTGGCGGCCATGCCGG
This genomic window from Thioalkalivibrio sp. K90mix contains:
- a CDS encoding DHH family phosphoesterase — its product is MTKTGSGAVAMKRWQEIEGHPDSVARAVEAGLTPFQAEIVAKRMPEADTDTIRKGFVDVRLANLDSPDTLPGIEAATERLVSAVLLEQVIAIETDHDVDGVTSHAILYRTLVHVMGHAPEKVQSYIGHRLKEGYGLSDAVVDRILAADEKPQLVVTADNGTADEDRIARLAGEGVDTIVTDHHAVPEAGPPRSAVACVSPARDDSAYPDTTIAGCMVAWLLAMRVYRQWCEVQGLDDPGPGRAALIDMLPEVALGTIADCVSLGESVNNRTIVRKGLDRINADDPRPCWRVAKRHTCQHGAPFTEERLAFDVGPRINARGRLDEAMAGVKFLLSKDEGEAEQWWSVLDAENTQRRAVEKAMKDVAIGKAEAQVSKGVSGIMVWMENGHSGVHGIVASRVLERYGRPTLCVSPVHESGDRVTGSARGVEGVHVERALRQVKADLGNRVMKFGGHAGAGGITLERSALDALEESWNAACNEQAQAHGLVLEPLLQVEAWPEGGFDDRRVRELEALAPFGERFRRPVYALKALIQTVKAMGQEKTHLRLALKTDGGTYGAVYFNAAEPGGETQWRSGQSVWVAASVGLNHYMGHCRLQLVVREMRPANQEQAAV